DNA sequence from the Anguilla anguilla isolate fAngAng1 chromosome 4, fAngAng1.pri, whole genome shotgun sequence genome:
AGACTGTATAGAAAAACattgctgtaattcctacacagatcacctgatAGGGATGAAAATAATCTggaattaaagctgacagtctgcactttaacctcatgttcattgtttcatttcagtagTCTGGAGAAAGTTTGTGCCTTTGCCTTATCCACTTAGATCTAGAGCATCAAACCAGGTGCGTCGGTCAAATGTGATCAAACAAGTGGGAAAATGTGAATAAACGTGCACACTGGAgtaaaatgggggggaaaaaatccaaaGAGGGGGCTAcagcagaaatgtaatttattatgaAGTCCATAATGCTCAAGTTAGCAATAAAACCACAAACATTTCAGTCTCAGACATTTATCAGTGTCTGAATGTACAAAGAAGATTCAAGGTTTAAACCACGCAGTGCCCAACAATGTAGGTGGATGTAATTAGTAGACTACAGCTGGTATTGAAGAGAGCACCGATAAATTGTATGAGTCATGCAAGCCTAGCGGTATGTATACAAAGTGTTATAAATCACATAACAATCAGGGCACAAGCACAGACAGCATCAGTTTAAATTTCCTAGTATTGCAAggattaaatacaaaaaaatgaagagataATCACCCCTGACTGATTGACCCTGTGTAGGCCGCCTAAATCTACAGAAAACAACTCAAGTCTTCATGAAGGCCGTCCGGATGTAATGTTTTCAAGTATAAAATCCATTTACATTCTGCTTGTAGCAGTTTCTGTTCAATATTGGCACCTCTTCAtgctttattaattttttgGATGGCACAAAAGGAGTGGAGTTGAGATTGGATGACCCGCTTGAGTAAATTGTCTGCAATAGGTGAGCGAATGTCATTGCTACAGATAGCACTTATGCTCaataatgcatgtttttaactgtttgtttttcctacATATTTGTAATTTGCATggacacaaaatcaaataaattgtgttaGTTGAGATGCAGGTAATAAATGATCTAACATTGTATTCCTAAActagtaaatgttttttctggACTGATCACAGGCTGCACAAGATGGCATGGAAAGAAGCCAGTCACCTTGTCCAGTCAGCCTCTAATTTAAGTTTTTgtccttgttttgtgttttctatttAGGTGGCCAGGGGTTTATCAGTCCTGGATGATTATCTCTTGCCTTTTTTGTATTAAAGCCTTGTAATACTAAGAAACTTAAACTCCTATTGTTATGTGATTTGCAATAGTTGGCAATATTGTTAGGCTTCCATGACTCGTACAGTTATTGGTGCACTCTTCAATACCGGCTGTGGTCTGTTAACTAATTACATCCACCTATATTGTCGGGAACCGCATGGTTTTTAACCTTGAATCTTTTTAGTACATTCACGTTGAATGTCTTCATCCTGATGAACGTCTAAATGTTTGCTGTTCGATTGCTATCTTTAACCTTATGGACTTCATAATAGATGAAATTTCTGCTGTAGCCCACTCTTCggattttttgcattttttaccaATGTGTGGGTTTATCTGCATTTTTCCACTTGTTAAATCCAATGTCCTGGAATACAAAGCCTAAACTACGGAAATTGTGTCGCTGTtgaaatacttatggactgcactgtgtgtgtgtgtgtgtgtgtgtgtcagagagagagagagagagatgtatttttgcatatttggaATGTAACCCTACTGGTAAGTTGGCCAGAAAAGGAGTTATAATGTGTGATTAACAGAACGCATTACTTTGAGATTTGCTTTCTTTTATACCCACCAAGGGTACCTTTTAAAGAACTCCTACCATTGGATTTTTCAAAACCAGTTGAAATCAGGAGTTTCCTTTTGGTGGCGTTTCCTAAAACTTTTTAGTCTGGTTCAGGTTTGCAATTTTCAATTAGCTGGTAGTCATGCTTTTACTCTCAGCCTAGATGAAAGTCAAAATCATTTAGCTGACCCCAGTCTTCAGCGTGAAACTAGACGTTCTAAATTCTTACACTGACATAAATTCCACTGGTCAGATTCCGATAAAGCTTTCCCATTAGTGCCTTACGGTTGAGATATTAACATCAAAGCCAAAGTTCTGTATTAGATTATGACTGGTAGCCTTGTTGAAAGACCTGTCACTAGGGAAAGAACTGTGTTATTTTacaagaggggagaaaaaatatacataaatatgtgtacatgcatacatatgcacatgaggtttaatacagaaaacaaagttttttcttttaaacaactTGAGTCTTATTTAGTTGTTAAGAAGCTTTAGATCCAAACCATACTTAATATGCAGAACTTTATCTATTGGCTCATTAATTAATTAGGATAGGTGTGGTATGTGTTCAAAAGTACACAAAAAGTGTGACTGTTCAGGTGTGTTAGTGGTATTTGATTAAATGCAGAGACAATGAATTGTGTTTCTCAGCCAACTATAGCAGCTTAATTGAGGATCTGCTTTCAAGGCTAAAATGAACCAACACGATAATACAATTATCTTTCATTAAAAccgtttaattaaaaaaattctgctgCTCTCAGTAGCCATACACTTGTTCAGAACCATCGCACTGGAGAAACGCCTTTTGCCACAGTTTTTAGTTCTATGCTCAAGATATTATAACATGACAGGGTCATTCATTGTTGATGATCTTATGGTGTTGGTTACAGGAATGTTCCGGTGTGGGGTCCAGCACTCGGAAAGATGAGAAGAAGGCATTAATACTGGCTGTAGACATTTCAAGAAATGGAGCAGAAATTGCAACTTGAGGCTTAATAAAACATTGTCTTTGGCCGCCATTTGGATTCTCggagtattttttttcatgtgttgcAATCATGATTCTCAGTGATGGGTAATCTCATCAGGACAGCTAATGTATTTGCTTTGTTATTCTGTATGAGTGCCTTGGTAGAGATGGCACTGTTCTGTAAAGTGATCATTCTAGTTCATGCTCTTTCACTCCCCTGGAGATTGTTCTGATGGGCATAGGGGGAGTTGAGCCTAGTGTTTTTGTGTTATCATCTGTGGTCATTTATTTGAATCAAGACTATAATCCATTTATTAGttctgagaatttaaaaaatgttaaaatacgTATTAACTATTGCATATCTGTTTTCAGGTTTCTTGATTGCAATAACTTTCAATGTGTATTTTAGTATTAAGTATATTCGACCAAACTTAACTaaattttcttcttctgtggcaGGAATGTTTACTCTCACAGAAGTAGCCTCTCTCAATGATGTCCAGCCAACTTACCGAATTCTGAAACCATGGTGGGACGTCTTCATGGATTACCTCGGAGTCGTCATGCTGATGTTGGCAATATTTGCCGGGACAATGCAGTTAACCAAAGACCAAGTAGTTTGCCTTCCCATTTTGGAATCCGGAGAAGGGCCTGGAAGCCCAAACAGCTTCACCACTCAGAGGCCAGCAGAGACTACAGTTGCCTCAGGCAATGGAGAGAAGGTCAACAGAGTCACACTGGCGGCTGCTCCACTGACCTCTAAAGATGTACCCGAGAGTGTGATTCGGGAAATCGCCCAGCCAGCTATGCTCACGGAAAACAAATATCCCGGCCAGCCAGAACCAACAGGGGTTCGAACCAACCTAGATTTTCAGCAGTATGTCTTTGTCAATCAGATGTGCTACCATGACGCCTTGCCCTGGTATTCCAAGTACTTTCCTTACCTCGCTCTCATCCACACCATTGTACTCATGGTCAGCAGCAATTTTTGGTTCAAATATCCAAAGACCAGTTCAAAAATTGAGCATTTTGTGTCCATTTTAGGGAAATGTTTTGAGTCACCATGGACTACAAAGGCATTGTCTGAGACTGCCTGTGAGGACTCTGAAGAGAACAAGCAGAGACTCACAGGTACAACCTCTTTACCAAAGCATTTTTCAACCAGCAGCGAAGAAGGAAGTCCAAATCAGTCCACCCCTATGCTAACAAAAGCTGGGGTAAAATTCTCTGCAGAGAAGCCTGTCATTGAAGTCCCAAGCATGACCATACTGGATAAAAAAGATGGAGAGCAGGCCAAAGCTCTTTTTGAGAAGGTGAGGAAGTTCCGCGCCCATGTGGAGGACAGTGACTTGATCTACAAGCTCTATGTTGCCCAGACCATTATCAAAACTGTAAAATTTATCATGATTTTGTGTTACACATCAACCTTTGTAGCTGCCATTAACTTTGAGCACCTGTGTCAGCCTAATATCAAACATTTAACTGGGTATGCTAGATTCCAGTGCACACACAACATGGCATTCATGTTGAGAAAGCTGCTCATCAGCTACATTGCCCTCATGTGCGTGTATGGCATGGTGTGTATATACACCCTCTTCTGGTTGTTCAGACGCTCCCTGAAGGAGTATTCCTTTGAGAAGGTTCGAGAGGAGAGCAGCTTCAGTGACATTCCCGATGTTAAGAATGACTTTGCTTTCCTTTTGCACATGGTTGACCAGTATGACCAGTTGTACTCAAAGCGGTTTGGGGTTTTTCTCTCTGAAGTCAGTGAGAACAAGCTGCGGGAAATAAGTTTGAACCATGAGTGGACCTTCGAGAAGCTCCGCCAACATGTGACTCGCAACGCCCAGGACAAGCTGGAGCTCCACCTTTTCATGCTCTCTGGAGTGCCCGATGCCGTATTTGACCTCACTGACCTGGAGATTTTGAAACTGGAGCTAATTCCTGAGGCTAGGATCACAGCTAAGATTTCCCAAATGATCAACATTCAGGAGCTGCATTTTTATCACTGTCCGGCCAAAGTTGAGCAGACTGCATTTAGTTTTCTCCGTGACCACCTCAGGTGCCTTCATGTGAAGTTTACAGATGTTGCGGAGATTCCCACTTGGGTATATTTGTTGAAGAGCTTGAAGGAATTGTACTTGATAGGCAAcctaaattctgaaaataacaaaatgataGGTTTAGAATCCCTACGAGATCTGAGGCATCTAAAGATCTTGCATCTTAAGAGCAACCTCACTAAGATCCCCTCAAACATAACGGACCTGTCTCCGCACCTCACCAAACTGGTGGTGCATAATGATGGTACTAAACTGTTAGTACTTAACAGCTTGAAGAAAATGCTGAACTTAGGTGAGCTGGAGTTGCATAATTGTGAACTCGAGCGAATCCCTCATGCTATTTTTAGCTTGACTAACTTACAAGAGCTGGATTTGAAATCTAATAATATTCGTACCATTGAAGAGGTCATTAGTTTCCAGCACCTCAAGAGGTTGACTTGCCTCAAACTGTGGCATAACAAAATCATCACCATTCCATTGTCCATAAGCCATGTCAAAAACCTTGAGTCACTCTACCTTTCACACAACAAACTAGAGTCTCTTCCCACGCCCTTATTCAGCCTCCTTAAGTTGAGGTACTTGGATGTCAGTCATAACTCCATTGTAGTCATCCCACTGGAAGTGGGCTTCTTGCAAAATCTTCAGCATTTTTCCATCACAAGCAACAAGGTGGAGGTGGTTCCCAAGCAGCTATTCAAGTGCATCAAGCTAAAGACTCTTTGTCTGGGGCATAACAGCATCTCCACCATTCCTGAGAAAATAGGCCAGTTAGTTCAGCTCTCACATCTAGAACTGAAAGGAAACTGTTTGGACCGCCTCCCATCCCAGCTGGGGCAGTGTCGCCTCCTACGGAAAAGTGGCCTCTTCGTTGAAGACCATCTTTTCACCACTCTGCCACCCGAAGTTAAAGAAAGCATCAATCAGGAATCCAATATGACCTTTGCAAATGGGGTATAGGTACGAGTCGCACAAAGCTAAATAGTCACTTCTCTTGGTCTGGTTATGATGTCATTTTAGCCTTGTCTGATGGTATGGTGATATGAAGAGGGCACAAGTTCACATTCACGCAGTTCTGGGCACAGTGACCATACTGTGGAAGGGCTTGGTGTATGGATGATTCTAATTGACAGGATGGATGGTTTAACTTACAGGACAAACAGCCATATGCTGAACAGTGCACTTTCCCACCAGCTATGGGAATTATCAGAACATTGGCACTTCGGGCTCTGCTGCTTGTAGTTACACTGATTTGAAGACTGCAGGCTCCACAATGAGGTTTTATAGGGAAAATGCAAACATCACTGGAAAAAATAAGTGAACAATAGGAATTAGAAATACCAGGGAATTTCTCCAGTTCTGAAAGCAGCTTTTCTtatgttaaattatatttatgataTAGTTCTACCTAAATACATAGTAATTCAGAACCTGACCTTGTAGCCATTACAGAATTTGTGATGGAACTCTGATTTATCAGTAATTCAAAATATATTGCACTGAGcaaacatttatacatacaaacaaGACTAAATTGTCTGAACAAAATTCTCtttaaagcatttcaaattcTGTTCCCTGGTTATCGTGGTGGTGTAGTCTTTAGCCCTTTACTGGTCTTGGATGAAGACATGGAAGGATATATACAGTCAACACCAATTTAAGAGCacaatgactgaaccaagagcaTGTTTTAGAGATGCTACTGCTACATGCTAAGGAGTTGGCCCTCCCTGCATGGTTCCCTATGCCTATATTTGGAGCCCTGGCTTACTAGACAATCTTCCGTGTGTATTTGTAGGCATGTTGGCAGCACGGTGGCACAGTGGTTCAAAAAGGAGGTTCCGGGTTTGAGTCTTGGCCGGCTGgatcctctctgctctctgctctctgctctctgctctctgctttcCTCTGGGTACTTCGGTTTCCTCCGAAGACATGTAGTCGAGGTTAGGTATACCCTGGACCAAGCCACTGGCCTCTAAACTGGAGATGGTCCTTGGGCACTGTACtttggctgcccactgctcctaataAGCTAGGGTGGGTCAAATGCATAGGACAAATTACCCTCCAGGGTCAATAAAGTTCAATTTCACTTTCAAAATTCCTCGTCCTCTCAAACCTGTAAAAAGGAGCCAAGTCAACCTACCTTGATATCTTGTTTAGTTCCAAATTTACTAGTGATGCTACAGTAGTGCTGTGGAAGCACAAGGTAAGATGGGATTTTACCTGGAGCTTACTAAAAATTACCAGAAGGTACTTCATCAGTTTGAACGCCTCTACTTTTCTTTCACTTCAAATTCACGAGTGGGTTTTTCCcaattttctttctattttctGAATTGTAGTGTGAATTGTTTATTGTTTCAAGTTCAGTAGTAGTCACTCCACTCCAGTCCAACTCCGTGGTTtcttagttttttgtttttgttttgttatagcAGCTCAATCAGTTAACAGATTCAAGTTTAATTTACCATTACTGCATATCATATGGTGCTCCATCACGGTACTtctacaaattatttttgtattatgttaaattatttaaggTCCTGCATTTCCTTGTGAAGACAAAAAGCAAAAGTGTGTTTTAAAGCGAGTTCTCTTTCTtgggtttttctctttttttttcccagtgtttgtgtatgtttttgattggtccaTACAGttattgtgtgtgatgaaggatacattaaatatttagagAAGTTTCTTATGACCTGTCGAATTTACAGTGGCAGGTATGGGACAtttggggtttgtggtctaaagtcTGGAGTTACTTCATAACTCCAAAATGGTTTCTATGGCTCCAAAGGATGTGCATTGTACgtacattaaaactgaaataacctaatgaaaaaaaaaaaaaaaaacccagaactTAACTATGCCTTTGTAGACTGTAAAGGTATAATCAATTACACACCGACAGAATTacacattaaataatgtaatgactatTTAAGGGAAATTAATTCAGAAACATGCAATAAATGTTAGTTATGCAGGCAATAAAAATGACTGGCAAGGGACATTTAGAAATGTAGGTCAGTAGCTTTTCCAAATCAATACGGCTTAACTTGCAAAACCCATCTGCAGTACTGTATTTGGCAGTTCTGCAATGagaaacatacaataaaatCAACATGTCCCTATAGATAGAAATGTTCGTATTAGGCCACTGTTTAAAGGAGATGTTCTCTCAGTGAAAGCTCTGCCTTCTGAGCATGCTAAAAATGACAACCAATCATGTCATTGAATGTCACAGAATCTCTTTGTATAGCACTAAATGAGGAAGTATGACTAGTAAAACGATGGTATTccacatgcaggtgtgtgtgataatgtgaTACATTGTTATGAATTTGAGAATGATGATATATTCATGACAAATGGTATACTATGACACAATACTGCAAACCATGAATACAAAATTGTTCTGTTTGCTCACATATTTGGGAAAAGGCTGAATGGTAGAAATCCTGTCTCCATTCATCTTTCTCTTCATTTATactgttatattatttttaataaattaaaattgtgaTGTTAGGTTTATAGGCCATTATAGGAGCTTGTAgtaattttttcatgtttttagaaGCAGCAGAATAATTGATTAGTCAgacaatgtgtttttctttttatatttgtttgatATTACCAAATGTTGAAGTATGAgctttatatgaatatttaaggAAAATGGTGAGAGTTGTGAGGGATGAAACTAACTAAAATGAGTTAGTCTGGAGAATTATTCATTGGGACAGTGAATCCTCAttaagccattttcattttagaaaacaaaagCTCTATTTCTGTTTGAGAATGTcactgtacttttttttttacattagcaAACTGTAACTGAACTTACTCAATGCAGTTTTAATACAAAACAGTTTTCATTCTTTACTTAAACACTTTACTTAAAACTGGAATCTCTAATATGAGGCCGCCtatgaaatgtgtttgtttttaattaggtCATAGTGCATGTACTGCTttaacatgaaacatttttgtttgttggtgtTTCTTAAATGCCACTGTTGCTAGAGAACAATATGACACACAATTTTCATTTATGCAGTGTTATTTGGGAAACCTCTGTATAatgttcatgtgttttttttcccttttgaaatggcatttttaatTTCTAACAACTAACAACATGCTATTTAATAACTGTCAATGTAACTCAATGAcatgaaaaaatctgaatagaTTTTTCTTCAATTTATACTGCTTAAATGATCATGTTTTTTAAGATAagccaaatatttatttccaaataaataatttcacaaatgttttacatttggtTGACATTGATTTAACTTACAaactgtattgtgtgtattcTACATGGCTCAATACCAATCCAACTGTGTTGCAGGTGTCATGTGATAGCCACATATAATGCAGTTTCTTTTCCATGTGTTGTAAGCCCACTTGTGAATGAACACCACGATGCATTAAAATTGGGGACAACAATCATTGctaatttatttcacagaaaatataaatcacTCTATTAAGTTCCTACTCATTGTTAGTTTGATTTTGAAAATGCTGTATTGTTTCCAACAATAAATACAGTGAAATTAGAGAGTTTGTGTTGTCTTTGGTAGATTTCAGTGGGTTCTGGGCAACCTTGTCAGTACTGTTGgagaaatgtgcattttctaTAAAAATGTTACAATATTTTGTATCACAGCTCTTAAATGCATTATTCTGAATCCAAAAACATTGGGGATGAATTCAACTACATCATAGCACAAAGCACAGTGAATTAGCCTTTTGTTTTGTCAGCACGttctgttttttggtttttatccCTCGTACTATGCTCAAATTAACTAATGACTTATGTTTGgagtcaaattgaccccaactATGTAAACCTACAGCAACTgaaagtttctctctcagctattTTAGCCCTTTCTACTGACCATATTAATAGCcctgtaaataaaacatgactcccccaaccctcccctaatacatacagtattgaAATGACCCAAAACTACACTGATCTGATGTGtacaatattgaaaaaaaaaaaaattatatatatatatataccatgttttccccataaaattaggaaaagtcatgaaaaatTTAGCTGAAGAATTGTGTTAACCATGTTTTTTT
Encoded proteins:
- the LOC118226175 gene encoding volume-regulated anion channel subunit LRRC8D-like, which gives rise to MFTLTEVASLNDVQPTYRILKPWWDVFMDYLGVVMLMLAIFAGTMQLTKDQVVCLPILESGEGPGSPNSFTTQRPAETTVASGNGEKVNRVTLAAAPLTSKDVPESVIREIAQPAMLTENKYPGQPEPTGVRTNLDFQQYVFVNQMCYHDALPWYSKYFPYLALIHTIVLMVSSNFWFKYPKTSSKIEHFVSILGKCFESPWTTKALSETACEDSEENKQRLTGTTSLPKHFSTSSEEGSPNQSTPMLTKAGVKFSAEKPVIEVPSMTILDKKDGEQAKALFEKVRKFRAHVEDSDLIYKLYVAQTIIKTVKFIMILCYTSTFVAAINFEHLCQPNIKHLTGYARFQCTHNMAFMLRKLLISYIALMCVYGMVCIYTLFWLFRRSLKEYSFEKVREESSFSDIPDVKNDFAFLLHMVDQYDQLYSKRFGVFLSEVSENKLREISLNHEWTFEKLRQHVTRNAQDKLELHLFMLSGVPDAVFDLTDLEILKLELIPEARITAKISQMINIQELHFYHCPAKVEQTAFSFLRDHLRCLHVKFTDVAEIPTWVYLLKSLKELYLIGNLNSENNKMIGLESLRDLRHLKILHLKSNLTKIPSNITDLSPHLTKLVVHNDGTKLLVLNSLKKMLNLGELELHNCELERIPHAIFSLTNLQELDLKSNNIRTIEEVISFQHLKRLTCLKLWHNKIITIPLSISHVKNLESLYLSHNKLESLPTPLFSLLKLRYLDVSHNSIVVIPLEVGFLQNLQHFSITSNKVEVVPKQLFKCIKLKTLCLGHNSISTIPEKIGQLVQLSHLELKGNCLDRLPSQLGQCRLLRKSGLFVEDHLFTTLPPEVKESINQESNMTFANGV